In the genome of Tissierella sp., the window TAATTATTCTTTATTTGCATGACTTTATCCCCAACTCTAAATAAATCATCCCCTATTTGTTTCTCGTTTTTATTTTTATCCTTAGGATTTAGTACAGTTTGCAAATGTTTATTTAATGAATTTATACCTACTTCTCCTTTTTTCATAGGCGTAAGGACTTGGATATCTTTTAAGCTGTCTACCCCATAGAATGTGGGCAATCTCTCTTTACAAAGCTGAAGTATTGTACCTAATATTTGACTGGTAGTTGGCATAGTCATAAAATAAAAGTCTTTATCTTTTTCATTTAAAATAGGTTCTTCTCCTTTATTTATCCTGTGGGCATTGACTATTATCATGCTCTCTCCTGATTGTCTAAATATCTCATCTAATGTAACTACTTTAACTACTCCTGAAGCAATAATATCCTTTAGTACATTTCCAGCTCCTACAGATGGTAGTTGGTCTATATCTCCTACTAAAACTACTCTAGTACCTGGTTTTAATGCTTTTACTAAGGAATTCATAAGAAGAATATCTATCATAGATGCTTCATCTATTATAATCAAGTCTGTATCTATGGGACTGTCTTCGTCTTTGCCAAAGGCCATGGATTCTTCTTCCATAAAGGAGTATTCTAGGAGTCTATGTATAGTTTTTGCTTCTCTCCCTGTGGTTTCAGTCATCCTCTTAGCTGCTCTACCTGTTGGCGCAGTTAGAAGTACTGATAGCTTTAGATCTTCGCATATTTTAATGATGGCATTTATAGTTGTGGTTTTTCCTGTACCTGGCCCTCCTGTAATGACAACCAACCCATTATCTAAGGACTCCTTTATAGCTAGGATTTGTTTCTTTGCAAAGGTAATGTTTTCATCTTCTTCTATCTTTTTTATTTCCTTTTCTATATCTATATCTAGTTCTTCTAATTTAACTTGAGAAAGCTCAGTGAGTTTTCTACTTACATTATTTTCTGCCATGTGAAAAGGTGTATAATATACTAATATATTTTCGCCATCCGGGACTAAGTGAATATTTCCCCTTATGGCTAAAGTTCGCATTCCTTCTTCTATTTGGTTACTTTCTACTCCTAATAATTCTTGAGCCTTGGGTATTAGTTCATCTTTAGGTGCATAACAATGACCATTTCCCGCAAACTCCATTATAATATATCTTATACCCGCTTCTATCCTATAAGGTGACTCTTTGTTTATCCCCATTTTCCCTGCAATGGTATCAGCTGTCTTAAATCCTATGCCTATTATATCCTCGGACAATTTATATGGATTTTCCTTGAGAATATTTACTGTATTGTTTCCGTATTTCTTATATATCTTTACACCATAATTAACTGTAATTCCATATTGCTGCAGAAAGACCATAGTGTCCCGTAGTTCCCTCTGCTCAGCATAGGCTTCAACTATTTTTTCAAGTTTCTTGTCCCCTATTCCGCCTATTTCCTTCAGTCTTTCAGGATTATATTGTATGATTTCTAAGGAATCTAGTCCAAATTTCTCCACAATCTTTTTAGCTGTTTTTGGACCAATATGGGGAATTAATCCTGATGATAGATAATTTTCTATTCCCTTTGTGGTAGAAGGAATAACTGTAGAAATACCCGTGAAGGAAAATTGTTCTCCATAGTTAGGATGATAAATCATATCTCCTTCAACCTTTACCATCTCTTCTAAGGTCAAAAATGGTACATAGCCAACTATAGTAATAGGTCCGTCATCTGTATTCAATACGGCCACAGTATAGCCATTAGATTCATTCCTAAATCTAATTTCCTCAATTATGCCTTCTAAAATCATCTTTCATTTCACTCCCGTTGCAGAATTATTGGAGGCTTAGCCTCTCAATAATTCTACTTTATCTGTTTTCTCCCATGGTAAATCTAAATCTTCTCTTCCAAAATGTCCATAAGCTGCTAATTTTTTATAAATTGGGCGTCTAAGGTCTAAATCTCTGATAATAGCTGCTGGTCTAAGGTCAAAGTGTTTATCTACTAGTTTTTGAATTTCTTCATCAGATTTTTTTCCAGTGCCAAATGTATCTACATATATTGATACTGGTCTTGCTACTCCTATTGCATAGGCAAGACCTACCTCACACTTGTCCGCTAAGCCTGCTGCTACAATATTTTTTGCTACATATCTTGCTGCGTATGCCGCTGATCTATCTACTTTAGTTGGGTCTTTTCCTGAGAAAGCTCCACCACCATGTCTTGCATATCCACCATAGGTATCAACTATTATCTTTCTTCCTGTTAATCCTGCATCTCCCATAGGTCCTCCTACTACAAATCTTCCTGTAGGATTTACATAGTATTTTGTATTGTCATCCAACATATTATGAGGCACTATTTCCATTATTACATGTTTTATTATATCCTCTCTTATGGTGGATAATTCAACATCTGGACTATGTTGAGTAGATACAACAATATTTTCAATTCTAACTGGCTTATCGTCAATGTATTCAATAGTTACTTGAGTCTTTCCATCTGGTCTTAGATATTCTAATGTACCATCTTTTCTTACGTCAGTTAGTCTTTTAGCTAGTCTATGAGCCAAGGATATTGGTAATGGCATTAGCTCTTTTGTTTCATTACATGCAAAACCAAACATCATACCTTGATCTCCTGCACCTATTTGGTCTAAAGCATCATCTGAGTCAGTTTTTTGCTCTAAAGCTTTATCCACTCCTAAAGCTATATCTGCTGATTGCTCATTTATAGAAGTAAGCACTGCACAAGTATCGGAATCAAATCCATATTTTGCTCTTGTATATCCTATATCTTCTATCGTCTGTCTTGCAATCTTCTGTATATCTACATAGCAATTTGTAGTGATTTCACCTACTACTAATACCATTCCTGTTGTCACTGTTGTTTCACACGCCACCCTTGCTAATGGATCTTTTTCAAGTATTGCGTCAAGTATACTATCAGAAATTTGATCGCATACTTTGTCTGGATGTCCTTCTGTCACTGATTCAGAAGTAAATAACCATTTTTTCATTTGTTTCCCTCCTATTAATTCCTTATAATTTGAAACTGAATACATTCATATATTTTCTCTACATCAACTCACACTCTTAGATGTATTAGGGCATTTCCCCTCAGTTTCGCAACTCAAATCTATTCGCTCCCTACGGTCGCGTAGATTTGGTGCTCATTGCGTTTGACCTACATCAGCTCACTACATTCACTGTGTTAGGTCATAAAAAAAAACCTTCATTCGAAAAGGTTTTTGCGTTGGCTAAACCTCATCTTTCAGACTATTGTCTGTGGGAATTAGCACCTGGTAATATACTGGTTGCCGGATTTCATCGGGCCCGTACCCTCCATCGCTCTTGATAAGGAACTCTATTTATTTTTATATTCTACTAATTTTATCATAACTCAATATTGTAGTCAACGATGAAATATTGTATTATAATATTGTATAATAATATTGAAAACAGAATATAATAATCTAAATTAACATTAAATAATTTTTATGTGAAATCTGGAGATATTCTTAGATATTTTAAGATTAAATTTGAATTAGTTGTTAGATTTAATTTTTCGATTGCATTTGGATGATTTTTATTGATTATCATTTAATTTATACTATTGCATTTATTTCCCCCAAAGCTTATAATGTAATAGTCGGGTTTGCGACGGGGTGTAGCGCAGTTTGGTAGCGCACGTGGTTTGGGACCATGGGGCCGGGGGTTCAAATCCTCTCACCCCGACCATAGAACCGACAAAAAGGACTAAATGAAAATTTAGTCCTTTTTTTATTTTTTGACTTTGATTAATAATTCTCTCATATTCTAACCTCCTTAGTAAATTTTCAATATATATCAATCCAAGCTCTTGATCACTAAGTGATAATCCTAAATTTTATTAAAAAATTATATTAATCTAGTTTTTTGCTAATACTAACATCGGAGGTGTTAATATGAAAAAAGTTATTTTTGTTATACTTATTTGTACATTTGTTTTAGTAGGCTGTACCACTACTGATAATAGTGCTGAAGATAATAATACTAACTATACTAAAGAATTCCCATTCTTACCCAATCACCCTGATATGAAATTTGTTGAAATTCTTCAACAAGGCAAAGAAAATGAATATAGCTCTGCAACTTACATTGTGAAGAATGCAACTCAAGAAAAAGTCATAGAAGATTATATAGATATACTTGAAAGTGATTCTTGGAATCTAACTGTTGATAAGCCAATTCTCATAAACGCAACAAAAGATGATCATCAAGTAAATATCTATATTAATCCAGCT includes:
- a CDS encoding ATP-dependent RecD-like DNA helicase — encoded protein: MILEGIIEEIRFRNESNGYTVAVLNTDDGPITIVGYVPFLTLEEMVKVEGDMIYHPNYGEQFSFTGISTVIPSTTKGIENYLSSGLIPHIGPKTAKKIVEKFGLDSLEIIQYNPERLKEIGGIGDKKLEKIVEAYAEQRELRDTMVFLQQYGITVNYGVKIYKKYGNNTVNILKENPYKLSEDIIGIGFKTADTIAGKMGINKESPYRIEAGIRYIIMEFAGNGHCYAPKDELIPKAQELLGVESNQIEEGMRTLAIRGNIHLVPDGENILVYYTPFHMAENNVSRKLTELSQVKLEELDIDIEKEIKKIEEDENITFAKKQILAIKESLDNGLVVITGGPGTGKTTTINAIIKICEDLKLSVLLTAPTGRAAKRMTETTGREAKTIHRLLEYSFMEEESMAFGKDEDSPIDTDLIIIDEASMIDILLMNSLVKALKPGTRVVLVGDIDQLPSVGAGNVLKDIIASGVVKVVTLDEIFRQSGESMIIVNAHRINKGEEPILNEKDKDFYFMTMPTTSQILGTILQLCKERLPTFYGVDSLKDIQVLTPMKKGEVGINSLNKHLQTVLNPKDKNKNEKQIGDDLFRVGDKVMQIKNNYTIEWKTIRNGREVESGEGVFNGDFGYIIDIDEDMRTVTVLFDEEREVEYEFNQLDELKLAYATTVHKSQGSEFPVVVMPISWGPPMLLTRNLLYTAITRAKKLVVLVGEEKYLDMMIKNNRIAKRYSALDKKIRNYMSIFIG
- the metK gene encoding methionine adenosyltransferase, producing MKKWLFTSESVTEGHPDKVCDQISDSILDAILEKDPLARVACETTVTTGMVLVVGEITTNCYVDIQKIARQTIEDIGYTRAKYGFDSDTCAVLTSINEQSADIALGVDKALEQKTDSDDALDQIGAGDQGMMFGFACNETKELMPLPISLAHRLAKRLTDVRKDGTLEYLRPDGKTQVTIEYIDDKPVRIENIVVSTQHSPDVELSTIREDIIKHVIMEIVPHNMLDDNTKYYVNPTGRFVVGGPMGDAGLTGRKIIVDTYGGYARHGGGAFSGKDPTKVDRSAAYAARYVAKNIVAAGLADKCEVGLAYAIGVARPVSIYVDTFGTGKKSDEEIQKLVDKHFDLRPAAIIRDLDLRRPIYKKLAAYGHFGREDLDLPWEKTDKVELLRG